One window of the Methylocystis parvus OBBP genome contains the following:
- a CDS encoding TolC family protein, with product MSLRAAALALSFCAFAADAAAAPKTSGAVSVKGGEGNIEKRGKKPLGHVLARHLDMAVAIDAQSKTLEAQLGAVSSRYATTRSITPGSPYLGGTQRNAVGGNLRDYNETEVEAGLPLWLPGQRDAMEATVSTGVIEIEEKMGLRRLDVAGLLRDAWWNAQRAAREVNVAKSRVTMAREIGADMTRRVELGDAAQGDALLAKNELLAAETELAQAEGAEKVARVTYAALTGGAPPDGALETVKPAGDIEDHPALRTPLAALRRAETQLQLVEATPIDNPDIGVFGRQEHNRQYSTDTSQPITDQLTNATTVGVRIRIPLPTDGRQAPRRAEAEAEMTRARAEYEKAKRVILAEIKAARVNLAAARKASGLAAQRLSVANEQFDLSRKSFALGEINAFDLYRVRQLQLDAQRAQAAASVAVGQAASRVNQAQGYAP from the coding sequence GGCAATATCGAGAAACGCGGCAAGAAGCCGCTCGGCCATGTGCTGGCGCGCCATCTCGACATGGCGGTGGCGATCGACGCGCAGAGCAAGACGTTGGAGGCGCAGTTGGGCGCGGTGTCGTCGCGCTACGCCACGACGCGTTCGATCACGCCGGGCTCGCCCTATCTCGGCGGCACGCAGCGCAACGCCGTCGGCGGCAATCTGCGCGACTATAACGAGACCGAGGTCGAGGCGGGTCTGCCCTTGTGGCTCCCCGGCCAGCGCGACGCGATGGAGGCGACGGTTTCGACCGGCGTGATCGAGATCGAGGAAAAGATGGGATTGCGCCGTCTGGACGTCGCGGGCCTCCTGCGCGACGCGTGGTGGAACGCCCAACGCGCCGCGCGCGAGGTCAATGTCGCGAAGAGCCGCGTGACGATGGCGCGCGAAATCGGCGCGGACATGACGCGGCGCGTCGAACTCGGCGACGCGGCGCAAGGCGACGCTTTGCTCGCCAAGAACGAATTGCTGGCCGCCGAAACGGAGCTGGCGCAAGCGGAAGGCGCGGAGAAGGTCGCGCGCGTGACCTACGCAGCGCTTACCGGCGGCGCGCCGCCGGACGGCGCGCTGGAGACGGTGAAGCCCGCGGGCGACATCGAGGATCATCCGGCGCTGCGCACGCCGCTCGCCGCCTTGCGCCGCGCCGAGACGCAATTGCAGCTCGTCGAAGCGACGCCGATCGACAATCCCGACATCGGCGTTTTCGGGCGGCAGGAACATAACCGCCAATATTCGACCGATACGTCGCAACCGATCACGGATCAGCTCACCAATGCGACGACGGTGGGCGTGCGGATTCGCATTCCGCTGCCGACCGACGGCCGGCAGGCGCCGCGCCGCGCCGAAGCCGAGGCCGAGATGACGCGCGCGCGCGCCGAATATGAGAAGGCGAAGCGCGTGATCCTCGCCGAGATAAAGGCGGCGCGCGTGAATTTGGCCGCAGCGCGGAAGGCTTCGGGACTCGCCGCCCAGCGTCTCTCCGTCGCCAATGAACAATTCGATCTCTCGCGCAAATCCTTCGCGCTCGGCGAAATCAACGCTTTCGACCTTTACCGCGTCCGGCAGTTGCAGCTCGACGCGCAACGCGCGCAGGCCGCGGCGTCGGTCGCGGTCGGGCAGGCGGCGTCGCGCGTGAATCAGGCGCAGGGCTACGCGCCGTAG